A stretch of the Argentina anserina chromosome 6, drPotAnse1.1, whole genome shotgun sequence genome encodes the following:
- the LOC126798573 gene encoding 60S ribosomal protein L34, whose product MVQRLTYRSRHSYATKSNQHRIVKTPGGKLVYQTTKKRASGPKCPVTGKRIQGIPHLRPAEYKRSRLSRNRRTVNRAYGGVLSGGAVRERIIRAFLVEEQKIVKKVLKIQKAKERQAAKS is encoded by the exons ATGGTGCAGCGGCTGACCTACCGTTCCCGCCACAGCTACGCCACCAAGTCCAACCAGCACCGCATCGTCAAAACCCCCG GTGGGAAGCTGGTGTATCAGACTACTAAGAAGAGAGCCAGTGGACCGAAATGCCCTGTGACCGGCAAGAGAATCCAAGGG ATTCCTCATTTGAGACCTGCTGAGTACAAGAGGTCCAGATTGTCCAGGAACCGCAGGACTGTGAACCGGGCTTATGGTGGTGTCTTGTCTGGAGGTGCTGTCAGGGAGAG GATTATTCGAGCTTTCCTGGTAGAAGAGCAAAAgattgtgaagaaggttttgAAGATCCAGAAGGCCAAGGAAAGGCAGGCAGCCAAGAGCTAA
- the LOC126798549 gene encoding protease Do-like 8, chloroplastic codes for MQVLACNSGPLQSQALRLGNPNCRFIGRRQLFFNGMSSAFSETPSNRIHHSPDGGVSLSPISSPRTVKELGKGIEPLVGESTPFTTRRAMFASIFMYSLYDPSRYLSALALGDPSVTIEEVTPPVFASGVLFPTEERIVELFEKNTYSVVNIFDVTLRPQLNVTGVVEVPEGNGSGVVWDKQGHIVTNYHVIGNALSRNPGLGEVVARVNILALDGVQKNFEGTLVGADRAKDLAVLKVEASEDLLRPIVVGQSSSLRVGQQCLAIGNPFGFDHTLTVGVISGLNRDIYSQAGVTINGGIQTDAAINPGNSGGPLLDSKGNLIGINTAIFTQTGTSAGVGFAIQSSTVLKIVPQLIQFGRVVRAGLNVDIAPDLIANQLNVRYGALILQVPKNSVAAKAGLLPTTRGFAGNIVLGDVIVGVNNIPIKNQAELNSVLDEFRVGEKVTLNIQRSGENLEVPIILEEKSS; via the exons ATGCAAGTGTTGGCATGCAATTCTGGTCCTCTTCAATCTCAAGCATTGAGATTGGGCAACCCCAACTGCCGCTTCATTGGAAGAAGGCAGCTCTTCTTCAATGGCATGTCCTCTGCTTTCTCTGAAACTCCATCCAATCGTATCCATCATTCTCCAGACGGCGGTGTTTCTCTCTCCCCCATATCCTCTCCAAG GACTGTTAAAGAACTGGGCAAGGGTATAGAGCCTTTAGTGGGCGAGAGTACCCCCTTCACAACTAGGAGGGCTATGTTTGCGAGTATATTCATGTACTCGCTGTATGATCCTTCAAGGTACTTGTCAG CTTTAGCTTTAGGGGATCCATCTGTTACAATTGAAGAAGTAACGCCCCCAGTTTTTGCTTCCGGGGTACTCTTCCCCACTGAG GAAAGAATTGTCGAACTCTTTGAGAAGAACACGTATTCTGTTGTTAACATTTTTGACGTAACATTGCGCCCTCAACTTAATGTAACTGGTGTGGTTGAG GTTCCCGAAGGAAACGGTTCAGGAGTCGTTTGGGATAAACAAGGACACATTGTAACAAACTATCATG TTATTGGCAATGCACTCTCAAGAAATCCAGGTCTTGGGGAGGTTGTTGCACGAGTTAACATTCTAGCATTGGATGG GGTACAGAAAAATTTTGAGGGTACATTAGTTGGTGCTGATCGTGCAAAGGATCTTGCTGTCCTGAAG GTTGAAGCCTCTGAAGATCTGCTGCGGCCAATTGTTGTGGGGCagtcatcttctctaagagtTGGGCAGCAGTGTTTAGCAATTGGAAATCCATTTGGTTTTGATCATACCCTTACTGTTGGAGTTATTAGTGGATTGAATCGAGACATTTATAGTCAAGCAGGAGTCACCATTAATGGTGGAATTCAAACAGATGCAGCTATCAATCCTGGGAACAG TGGAGGACCCCTGCTAGATTCGAAAGGAAATTTGATTGGGATAAATACTGCAATATTTACTCAGACGG GGACATCAGCAGGTGTAGGATTTGCTATCCAATCATCAACTGTGCTAAAAATTGTTCCTCAGTTGATCCAATTTGGCAGA GTTGTTAGAGCTGGTTTGAATGTAGATATAGCTCCAGACCTGATTGCAAATCAGCTTAATGTTCGATATGGAGCTCTTATTCTACAG GTCCCTAAAAATAGTGTTGCAGCCAAGGCTGGCCTACTTCCCACCACAAGGGGATTTGCGGGTAACATAGTCCTCGGGGATGTCATTGTTGGAGTTAACAACATACCT ATCAAAAACCAAGCAGAGTTGAACAGCGTATTGGATGAATTTAGAGTGGGGGAGAAAGTAACCTTAAATATTCAGAGGAGCGGTGAAAATTTGGAGGTTCCCATAATATTGGAGGAAAAAAGTTCATAA